The sequence GCCGCCGCGCTGTTCGCCGGCTGTTCTTCCAAGGATGCCGGCGGACCGCTGCCGGACGCGACGACGCTGGTCAAGGAATCGGCCACCACCACCGCCAACCTCCAGAGTGCGCATCTGGCGCTCTCGGTGACCGGCCAGATCAAGAACCTTCCGGTCAAGACCCTCGAGGGTGACCTGACCACCCAGCCGACCACCGCGGCCAAGGGCAGCGCGACGATCATGATGCTGGGCTCGGACGTCGACGCCAAGTTCATCGTCATCGACGGTGACCTGTACGCGGCGATCACCGGCGATGACTACGACAACTACGGCGCCGCCGACAAGATCTACGACGTGGCCGCGATCCTGAGCCCGGACAAGGGGTTGGCCAACATGCTGTCCAACCTGACCGACACCAAGTCCGCCGGCCGCGACACCATCAACGGCCAGAAGGCCGTCCGCGTCACCGGCAACGCGCCCGCTGACTCCGTGAACTCGCTGGCGCCGCAGCTGAAGGCCACCGCACCGACGCCCGCCACGGTCTGGATCCAGGAGGACGGTGACCACCAGTTGGTTCAGGCCCAGCTCGACCCCAGCGCGGGCAACGCCATCCAGATGACCCTGTCGAACTGGAACGCACCGGTCACGATTGAGAAGCCGGCGGGAGCGTAATGCGGGTCAACCGCACACTCGCGATCGGCGCCGGCAGCCTCGCCGTCCTGCTCGGTGCCCTCGACACCTATGTCGTGGTCACGATCATGCGCGACATCATGGCTCCGCAGCCGGCCGGTGTCGGCATCCCGATCAACAAGATCCAGCAGCTCACGCCGATCATCACCTGCTACCTGCTGGGCTACATCGCTGCGATGCCGCTGCTGGGCCGGGCCTCGGACCGGTTCGGCCGCAAGCTGCTGTTGCAGGTCAGCCTGGCCACGTTCGCCATCGGATCGGTCGTGACGGCTCTGTCGGCCGACCTGTCGATGCTGGTGGCTGGGCGCACCATCCAGGGCATCGCGGCCGGGGCGCTGTTGCCGGTGACGTTTGCCCTCGGTGCTGACCTGTGGGCAGAGCGCCGCCGGTCGGCGGTGCTGGGTTGGATCGCCGGCGCCCAGGAACTGGGCAGTGTGCTGGGACCGCTGTACGGCATCTTTATCGTCTGGGTGCTGACCAGCTGGCGGGACGTGTTCTGGATTAACGTGCCGCTGACCCTGCTGGCCATGGTGTTGATCCACTTCAGTCTCCCCTCGCAGTCCACGGACGGCCCCCGGGAGCGCGTCGACGTGGTCGGCGGGCTGCTGCTGGCGGTGATCCTGGGACTGTTGACGATCGGCCTGTACAACCCCGACCCCAGCGCCAAGCAGGCGCTTCCCGACCACGGTGTGGCGTACCTGTTGTTCGCGGCGATCGCGCTGGTGGCGTTCACGGTCTGGGAGATCAGGTCACCGACGAAGCTTCTCGACCCGACCGGCGCCCGGATGGGCCCGTTTCTGGCCGCGTTGGGCTCCTCGCTCTGCGCCGGCGCCGCGCTGATGGTCACCCTGGTTGACGTCGAACTGTTCGGCCAGGGCGTGCTCGGAAAGACCCAGAACGAGGCGGCGATGCTGCTGCTGTGGTTCCTGGCCGCACTGCCCGTCGGCGCCGTGGTGGGCGGCGCGATCGCCACCATGGTCGGTGACCGGCTGGTGACGTTCGCCGGGCTGCTGATCGCCGCCGTGGGCTACTGGTTGATCTCGAAGTGGCCGGTGGACCTGATGGCCTACCATCACGAGATTCTCGGCCTGAGCCTTCCGGCGGCACACACCGACCAGCTGCTGGCCGGGTTCGGTTTGGGCCTGGTGATCGGACCGCTGACCTCAGCGGTGATGCGGGCGGTGCCGCCGCGGGAGCATGGCATCGCCGCGGCGGGTGTGGTGGTGGCCCGGATGACCGGGATGCTGATCGGCATGGCCGCGCTGTCGGCGTGGGGCCTCTACCGGTTCAACCAGATCCTGGCGGGTAAGTCCAAAGCGGGCGGCGACCTGGTCGAGAAGATGCAAGCCGTTGCACACAACTCCAGGGAAGCATTCGCGGAGATGTACGGCGAGATCTTCGGGATCACCGCCATCATCTGTGTGGTGGGTGCGGTGCTCGGGCTCTTCATCGGCAGTAACAGCGATTCCGCCGAGGACCCCGAAGTGCCCGAGCCGGAGGCCGCCATCGCGCGGTGAGCGGGCCCAGCCGTTAGTGCGGCACCAAGCTCAGCAGCAGGTCGGGGCCGATCTGCTCCATGGTGTCGAAGCGCCAGCGCAATGCCCGGGCAATGTTGGGCACGCCGACGTCGTCGACGGCGGTGACCGGCCCGCCCAGCAGAATCGGCGCCACGTAGGCCAGGATGCGGTCGATGGCTCCGGCCCGCAGGAACGCTCCGGCCAGCGTGGGCCCACCCTCGAGCAGCACGTCGGTGCGGTCGGAAAGCGCCCGCAGCACCTCGGCCGGATCGTGGGTGCGGATCACCATGGTGCGCGAGTCGTCGTTGAGCACGTGCGCGTCCGCAGAGATCTCGCGTTCCCCGACCACCACCCGCAGCGGTTGACGATCGGCCAGGGTGCCGTCGGGTAGCCGGGCCGTGAGCGTGGGATCGTCGACGAGCACGGTGCCGGTGCCGACCACGATGGCGTCGGCTGCCGCCCGACGACGGTGCAGGTCAGCCCGGGCGGCCTCGCTGGTGATCCACTGACTGGATCCGTCGGCAGCCGCGCTGCGACCGTCGATGCTGGTGGCGTACTTCCAGGTGACGTGCGGCCGGCCGGTGCGTTGCTTGTGCAGCCACTCCCGCAACGGACCGGCGCTCACGGCCGCGGCTTGCACACCGGAGATCACCCGCACGCCCGCATCGGCCAGCCGCCGCGCCCCGCCCCCGGCGTCCGGGTTGGGGTCGTCGACGGCGTAGACCACCTGCGCCACCCCGGCGGCCAGCAACGCATCCACGCACGGCGGGGTTTTGCCGTGGTGATTGCACGGTTCCAGCGTGATGACCGCCGTACCGCCGGCGCTCAGGTCGCCGGCCCGGCGCAGCGCCACCACCTCGGCGTGCGCCTCACCGGCCGGGCGAGTCCCCCCGACGCCGGCCACCCGGCCGTCACCGTCCAGAATGACCGCGCCCACCGGAGGATTCGGATAGGTGTTGCCCTTGACCCGCTGCGCCTGTTCGATCGCCAGCAGCATCGCTGCGTCATGGTCGACGGCATGCTCGGCGGCCGGCCTGGTGCTCATGCGCGCAGATGCGGTGACGCAGCCAATGCCTGGCGGCGCAGTGATTCAACAGCGACGCCCGGGTCCGCGGCGCTGTAGACGGCAGAGCCGGCGACGAAGCAGTCGACGCCGGCCGCGGCGGCCTGTTCGATGGTGTCGGCGTTGATGCCGCCGTCGATCTCCACCAGGATGCTCAACTCCCCGGCATCGACCAGCTTGCGCACCGCACGGACCTTGCTGAGCACCTCGGGGATGAAGGACTGTCCGCCGAATCCGGGCTCCACCGACATCACCAGCAGGGTGTCGAAGTCCCGCAGGATCTCCAGGTAGGGCTCCAGCGGCGTGCCGGGCTTGATGCTGAGTCCGGCTTTGGCGCCCGCGGCGCGAATGTCGCGGGCCACGGCGACGGGATTGTCGGTGGCCTCGGCGTGGAAGGTCACGTTGTAGGCGCCGGCCTCGGCGTAGGGCGGCGCCCAGCGACCCGGATCCTCGATCATCAGATGGCAGTCCATCGGGATGTCGGTGGCCGCCAGCAGGCTCTGCACCACCGGCAGGCCCAGCGTCAGGTTCGGAACGAAGTGGGCGTCCATCACATCGACGTGCAGCCAGTCCGCGCCCTTCACAGCGGCGGCCTCATCGGCGAGGCGGGCGAAATCGGCCGACAGGATCGACGGCGCGATCATGGCTCGTGACATGGGCTCAGATTACTTGTAGCGCCGCAGCGAACATGGCGTCGGTACCGTGCCGGTGCGGCCACAGCTGCACGTGCGGGCCGTCTCCGAGCGCGTCGACCGGCGCGAACAGTTCCCGGGTGTCCAACGCGCGCACCGGATGCCGCCGCAACGCGTCGGCCACCACACCGACCGTCTCGGCCAGGTGCGGCGAGCAGGTCGCATACAGCACCACTCCCCCCGGCCGGGTCAGACCGATCGCCGCGGCCAGCAACTCACGCTGCAGTTTCGCCAGCACCGGGATGTCGGCGGGCTGACGGCGCCACCGGGCTTCGGGCCGCCGGCGCAGGGCGCCCAGACCGGTGCAGGGCGCGTCGACCAGCACCCGGTCGAAGCCGGGTTCCAGACCGGACTCGCGGCCATCGGCGGTCAGCACCTCTACGCCCAGGCCCCGGGTGTTCTCGGCGACCAGTGCGGCCCGGTGCGCCGCCTGCTCCACCGCGGTCACCCGCGCTCCGGTCTGCGCGCCGAGGGCGGCCAGCAGCGCGGTCTTGCCGCCCGGCCCGGCGCACAGGTCCAACCACCGGCCGGTGTCGGCCTCGACCGGAGCCAGCGTGAGGGCACGTGCCACCAGCTGGCTGCCCTCGTCCTGGACCAGGGCCTGACCGGCGCGCACGGCGTCAAGCTGCCCGGGGTCGCCGCCGGGAAGATAGACGGCGTAGGGCGAATACCGGCCGACTTCGCCGCCCACCGCGGCGGCCAACTCGGCCGCAGTCAGGGCGCCCGGTCGGGCCGCGAGATGCACCCGGGGGCGCTCGTCGTCAGCGGCCAGCACCGTATCGAGCTCACCGGCGGCGGCCCCCAGCGCGTCAGCGAATGCCTGCGCGATCCAGCGCGGGTGGGCTCGGACGAACGCGGCGTGGCCGATCGGGTCGCTGTCGGCGTTCGGCGCCAGTTCCGCGGTCCAGGACTGCTCGTCGCGGGTGCTGATGGTGCGCAGCACACCGTTGACGAAACCTGCTCGTGCGGAGTCGAATTCGATGGCCGCCTGCTCGACGGTGGTCGATACCGCCGCGTGCGGCTCGACGCGGGTGCGAAGGAGTTGATAGCTGCCCAGCCGCAGCAGGTCCAGCAGCACCGGGTTGATGGTATCGGGTGAGCGCTGCGCGGCCGCGCCGATGATCGCGTCGAGCAGTCCGCGGACCCGGCAGGTGCCGTAGGTCAGTTCGGTGGCGAAAGCGGCGTCGCGGCCGGTGATTCCGCGCTCGGCCAGCAGCGCCGGCAGCGCCAGGTTGGCGTAGGCATCGCGCTGCGAGACCGCCTGCAGCACATCGAATGCGGCGCGGCGCGCCGGGTCCAGCGGTTTCCGGCGGGGCTTGCGCGGGCCGGCCTGGGGGCGCTGCGGCCGGCGCTGGCCTCGTTGCGGTCCGGTCATGACGCCCGCACCTCCGAGCCGAGCCGGGCACCACGGGCCCAGTCGGCGGCCGCCATGAGTTTCTTTCCGGGTGGCTGGATCTGGCCCAACCGCAGCGGCTCTGACCCGGTGCCGACCCACACGTGTCGCCGGTCGACTTGAATATCCCCGGGTGACAGTCCTTCTGGCCCATCGTCGGCAAGGCCGACGGGACCGACCCTGACGCGCAGGTCACCGATCATGCTCCAGGCGCCCGGATTCGGGGTCACGGCGCGGATCCGGCGCTCGATCACCGCGGCCGGCAGGTCCCAGCGCACCCGTGCATCCTCGACGCTGATCTTCGGCGCATAGCTGACCCCCTCGCTCGGCTGCGGCACCGCGTGTAGCGCGCCGTCGGCGATTCCGTCGAGGGTCGCCGCCAGCAGTTCGGCACCCGAGACCGCCAGCCGTGCCAGCAGTTCACCCGCGGTGTCATCGGCCCGGATCGTCTCGGTCGCGACACCGTATACCGGCCCGGAGTCCAGCTCCGGCTCGATGCGAAACGTCGTCGCACCCGTCACCTGGTCGCCGGCGGCGATCGCCGCCTGCACCGGGGCCGCACCCCGCCAGGCCGGCAGCAGGGAGAAGTGCAGGTTGACCCAGCCGTGCGTCGGCACCGCCAACAACGCGTCGCGCAGCAGCGCCCCGTAGGCGACCACGGGGCAGCATTCCGGCGCCAGTTCGGCCAGCTCGGCGACCGACTCCGGTGCGTTGGGCTGGGCCGGCCGCAGCACCGGAATACCGTGGTCCAGGGCGCGGCGAGCCACCGCAGACGGCTGCAGGCTCCCCCGCCGGCCGGACGCCGCGTCGGGCCGGGTGAGTACCGCCACCACGTCGTGGCGCGGCGAGTCGATCAGCCGTTGCAACGACGGCAACGCGGTTTCCGGGGTGCCGGCGAAGACAATGCGCACCGGGACAGTTTAGGGAAGTCGCTGAGGGCGTTTCGTCAGCACGGGAGGGGCCCGGCCAAATGCGCGCAGGCCCCATCGACGCGCGCCGTCCCCATGCGGGCACAGACACCCCACAGAACATTGGTAGATGACTACTATTGCGTATAGCAACTATAGGCAACTATCACTGTAGTCAGCGGTATAGATCTCGCCTCGGCGCGACGGGCCGCGCGACAACGGCGTCGGTAGAACACGTCCCCTTCGACAGGAGGCTCAGATGACCGTTGACTACCCGACCACGTCGGACACCCTGACGATCCACCGGAATATGTGGGCGATGGGCGACTACGCCCTGATGGCCGAACAGGTAATGGCTCCGATCGGCCCGGTGCTCGTCGATGCCAGCGGTATCAGCGCAGGTGATCGTGTGCTCGATGTGGCGGCCGGATCCGGCAACGTCTCGATCCCAGCCGCAATGACGGGCGCAGCGGTCGTCTCCAGCGACCTCACCCCGGAACTGCTGCAACGATCGCAGTTGCGGACGATCGAGCACAACCTGGAGATCGAGTGGCAAGAGGCCGATGCACAGGCATTGCCGTTTGCCGACAACGAGTTCGACGCGGTCCTTTCGGGGATCGGGGTGATGTTCGCCCCTGACCACCAGCGTGCTGCCGACGAGCTGATCCGGGTCTGCCGCCCCGGCGGCACGATTGCGCTGGCGAGCTGGACTCCGGAGGGGTTCTTCGGCCGGATGCTGGCGGCGATCAGGCCCTATCGCCCCACCCAGACTCCGGGCGTCCCACCGGCGGCGTTGTGGGGACGGGACGATTACGTCGGCAATCTCTTTGGCGACCGAGCCACCATCATCCAAGCCCGGCGATGCATGCTGGTGGTGGAACGCTTTGCCACCGCCCAGGCAGTTCATGACTACTTCAAGACCCACTACGGTCCGACCATCGACGCCTACCGCACCATCGGTGACAATCCCACGCTGGTCGCCGCTCTCGACGCCCAACTCATCGAACTCGCTCAACATCATCTGCACCACGGAGTCATGGGCTGGCAGTACCTGCTTCTCACCGCACGAAAGCGATGAACTGCCCGGATCGACTGCATGACGTAGTCCGGCCTACAGCATTCCCCGCCCGGGCCCACCCTGCCGCTCAAATCATGCTTATTGCAACAGTATTGCTATGTAACAATAGCTCTTACTAACTAAGCTTGTCCGGCTGGACCTGAACCGAGGAAAGTGCTGATGGCCATGGCCGACGTGGCGGCAGACGACGAATCCGTCGATGCGATCACCGATGCACTGCTCACCGCATCGCGACTGTTGGTGGCCATCTCGGCGCACTCAATCGCCCACGTGGACGAGGCCATCACGCTCCCCCAGTTCCGGACACTGGTGATCCTCTCCAACCACGGTGCAATGAACCTGGCGACGCTTGCGAGCCTGCTTGGCGTCCAGCCCTCGACGACCGGGCGCATGGTCGACCGACTCGTCAGCGCGGGGCTGATCGATCGACTTCCGCACCCCACATCACGACGCGAACTGGTCGCGGACCTCACACCACGCGGGCGGGATGTCGTGCGCCAGGTCACCGCCCAGCGGCGTGGCGCAATCGCCCGCATCGTGGAGACGTTGCCGGTACAGGAGCGCCGCGGGCTGGTACACGCCCTTACCGCGTTCACCGCGGCTGGCGGGGAACCCGCAGTGCAGGTGGACGACGTCGATATCTGGGTGCGTTAACTCTGCCGCCGGATCGCGGCGCGCCACAGCTCCTGAGCCTCCCGGACGCAATCATCGAGCGGTTGCGACGTGTCGACGCGATGCGCCGTGTCCCACTCGAAATCGTGAGCGGCCAGCGCGGCGGCGATCTGCGGTGTCGCGTCGGAGTTGCCCGGTGCCCTGCTTCTGATTCGGTCGGCGGCGACATCAACCGGCACCACACACTGGATCTCGGCGGTCACCGCATGCTTGTCGGCGGCCAGGCGGCAGGCCTCGGCCCGGACCTGCGCATCTCGCCAGGTTCCGTCGAGGACCACCGACTGACCGCTGGCCAGGCACTGGCCCGCCCGATGCAGGATCGCCTGGTAGACGGCAGCGACATTGGCGGGTGCATACAGTCCAGCGTCAAGGTCACCGGGCTCGCCGCTGAGCTGCCCGGCCTCGTGCAACTCCTTACGCACGTCATCGGTGGACAGCACCACAGCCCCGACCTGTTCTGCGAGCTTTCGGGCCAGCGTCGACTTTCCGGTTCCGGGACCGCCACCGACCAGCACCAGCCGAATGGCACCGCGTTCGAGGTGGCTCAGAGCGATGGCCAAATGGCGGGACGCGGCTGCGTCGGCCCCCGACTTGCCCTGTGTCAGTTGCACGCAGTCGACTTTGGCCCGCACCGTCGCACGGTAGGCGATGTAGAAATTCCGCAGCGACGACGTCGCGGTGTCGCCCGAGTAGGCGGCGTAGCGGGCCAGGAAGTAGTCGCCGAGGTCCTTGCGCCCGAGGAACTCCAAATCCATGGCAAGGAAAGCGGCGTCGTCGATGCGGTCGACGAAGCGCAAGTCGTCACTGAACTCCAAGCAGTCGAGCAGCACCGGCCGGTTGTCCGTCCAGAAGATGTCGTCGGCGAGCAGGTCCGCGTGGCCGTCGACGATGCAGCCCTCGTCGATCCGTTGAGCGAACAGATCGGCCCGACCGGCGAGGTATGCGGCGGCGAGGTCTTCGACGCGCCGCACCGTCTCGGCGGGCACCGCGGTGTCGGCGTGGCGG is a genomic window of Mycolicibacter heraklionensis containing:
- a CDS encoding LppX_LprAFG lipoprotein, yielding MSPMRRLLIALATATTAAALFAGCSSKDAGGPLPDATTLVKESATTTANLQSAHLALSVTGQIKNLPVKTLEGDLTTQPTTAAKGSATIMMLGSDVDAKFIVIDGDLYAAITGDDYDNYGAADKIYDVAAILSPDKGLANMLSNLTDTKSAGRDTINGQKAVRVTGNAPADSVNSLAPQLKATAPTPATVWIQEDGDHQLVQAQLDPSAGNAIQMTLSNWNAPVTIEKPAGA
- a CDS encoding MFS transporter, with the protein product MRVNRTLAIGAGSLAVLLGALDTYVVVTIMRDIMAPQPAGVGIPINKIQQLTPIITCYLLGYIAAMPLLGRASDRFGRKLLLQVSLATFAIGSVVTALSADLSMLVAGRTIQGIAAGALLPVTFALGADLWAERRRSAVLGWIAGAQELGSVLGPLYGIFIVWVLTSWRDVFWINVPLTLLAMVLIHFSLPSQSTDGPRERVDVVGGLLLAVILGLLTIGLYNPDPSAKQALPDHGVAYLLFAAIALVAFTVWEIRSPTKLLDPTGARMGPFLAALGSSLCAGAALMVTLVDVELFGQGVLGKTQNEAAMLLLWFLAALPVGAVVGGAIATMVGDRLVTFAGLLIAAVGYWLISKWPVDLMAYHHEILGLSLPAAHTDQLLAGFGLGLVIGPLTSAVMRAVPPREHGIAAAGVVVARMTGMLIGMAALSAWGLYRFNQILAGKSKAGGDLVEKMQAVAHNSREAFAEMYGEIFGITAIICVVGAVLGLFIGSNSDSAEDPEVPEPEAAIAR
- the ribD gene encoding bifunctional diaminohydroxyphosphoribosylaminopyrimidine deaminase/5-amino-6-(5-phosphoribosylamino)uracil reductase RibD is translated as MSTRPAAEHAVDHDAAMLLAIEQAQRVKGNTYPNPPVGAVILDGDGRVAGVGGTRPAGEAHAEVVALRRAGDLSAGGTAVITLEPCNHHGKTPPCVDALLAAGVAQVVYAVDDPNPDAGGGARRLADAGVRVISGVQAAAVSAGPLREWLHKQRTGRPHVTWKYATSIDGRSAAADGSSQWITSEAARADLHRRRAAADAIVVGTGTVLVDDPTLTARLPDGTLADRQPLRVVVGEREISADAHVLNDDSRTMVIRTHDPAEVLRALSDRTDVLLEGGPTLAGAFLRAGAIDRILAYVAPILLGGPVTAVDDVGVPNIARALRWRFDTMEQIGPDLLLSLVPH
- the rpe gene encoding ribulose-phosphate 3-epimerase, with the protein product MSRAMIAPSILSADFARLADEAAAVKGADWLHVDVMDAHFVPNLTLGLPVVQSLLAATDIPMDCHLMIEDPGRWAPPYAEAGAYNVTFHAEATDNPVAVARDIRAAGAKAGLSIKPGTPLEPYLEILRDFDTLLVMSVEPGFGGQSFIPEVLSKVRAVRKLVDAGELSILVEIDGGINADTIEQAAAAGVDCFVAGSAVYSAADPGVAVESLRRQALAASPHLRA
- a CDS encoding RsmB/NOP family class I SAM-dependent RNA methyltransferase, which codes for MTGPQRGQRRPQRPQAGPRKPRRKPLDPARRAAFDVLQAVSQRDAYANLALPALLAERGITGRDAAFATELTYGTCRVRGLLDAIIGAAAQRSPDTINPVLLDLLRLGSYQLLRTRVEPHAAVSTTVEQAAIEFDSARAGFVNGVLRTISTRDEQSWTAELAPNADSDPIGHAAFVRAHPRWIAQAFADALGAAAGELDTVLAADDERPRVHLAARPGALTAAELAAAVGGEVGRYSPYAVYLPGGDPGQLDAVRAGQALVQDEGSQLVARALTLAPVEADTGRWLDLCAGPGGKTALLAALGAQTGARVTAVEQAAHRAALVAENTRGLGVEVLTADGRESGLEPGFDRVLVDAPCTGLGALRRRPEARWRRQPADIPVLAKLQRELLAAAIGLTRPGGVVLYATCSPHLAETVGVVADALRRHPVRALDTRELFAPVDALGDGPHVQLWPHRHGTDAMFAAALQVI
- the fmt gene encoding methionyl-tRNA formyltransferase; this encodes MRIVFAGTPETALPSLQRLIDSPRHDVVAVLTRPDAASGRRGSLQPSAVARRALDHGIPVLRPAQPNAPESVAELAELAPECCPVVAYGALLRDALLAVPTHGWVNLHFSLLPAWRGAAPVQAAIAAGDQVTGATTFRIEPELDSGPVYGVATETIRADDTAGELLARLAVSGAELLAATLDGIADGALHAVPQPSEGVSYAPKISVEDARVRWDLPAAVIERRIRAVTPNPGAWSMIGDLRVRVGPVGLADDGPEGLSPGDIQVDRRHVWVGTGSEPLRLGQIQPPGKKLMAAADWARGARLGSEVRAS
- a CDS encoding class I SAM-dependent methyltransferase — its product is MTVDYPTTSDTLTIHRNMWAMGDYALMAEQVMAPIGPVLVDASGISAGDRVLDVAAGSGNVSIPAAMTGAAVVSSDLTPELLQRSQLRTIEHNLEIEWQEADAQALPFADNEFDAVLSGIGVMFAPDHQRAADELIRVCRPGGTIALASWTPEGFFGRMLAAIRPYRPTQTPGVPPAALWGRDDYVGNLFGDRATIIQARRCMLVVERFATAQAVHDYFKTHYGPTIDAYRTIGDNPTLVAALDAQLIELAQHHLHHGVMGWQYLLLTARKR
- a CDS encoding MarR family transcriptional regulator, encoding MAMADVAADDESVDAITDALLTASRLLVAISAHSIAHVDEAITLPQFRTLVILSNHGAMNLATLASLLGVQPSTTGRMVDRLVSAGLIDRLPHPTSRRELVADLTPRGRDVVRQVTAQRRGAIARIVETLPVQERRGLVHALTAFTAAGGEPAVQVDDVDIWVR
- a CDS encoding AAA family ATPase, which codes for MEFATHGDTDAPKAAPYVAAYETHSGVVVLAGDRAYKAKKPVQTDFLDFRTVEQREEACAREVQLNSRIAPDSYFGVAHLSGPSEAAAPEPIIVMRRYHDDDRLASMVKRGEPVEPVLDSIARVLADFHDRSDRSRRINRQGEPDAIHQRWFDNFPTLHRHADTAVPAETVRRVEDLAAAYLAGRADLFAQRIDEGCIVDGHADLLADDIFWTDNRPVLLDCLEFSDDLRFVDRIDDAAFLAMDLEFLGRKDLGDYFLARYAAYSGDTATSSLRNFYIAYRATVRAKVDCVQLTQGKSGADAAASRHLAIALSHLERGAIRLVLVGGGPGTGKSTLARKLAEQVGAVVLSTDDVRKELHEAGQLSGEPGDLDAGLYAPANVAAVYQAILHRAGQCLASGQSVVLDGTWRDAQVRAEACRLAADKHAVTAEIQCVVPVDVAADRIRSRAPGNSDATPQIAAALAAHDFEWDTAHRVDTSQPLDDCVREAQELWRAAIRRQS